A region from the Nocardioides coralli genome encodes:
- a CDS encoding FAD-binding oxidoreductase: MEPLEELTAALPAGVVVTDAERVEKYRHDRSQDPDTGTPLAVVRPERADQVREAVRWAARHGVAVVPRGAGSGLSGGSSAVDGGIVLSLERMTAVEIDPTCQVAVVEPGAFNVDVKRAAAEHGLWYPPDPSSYEFCSIGGNVATNAGGLCCVKYGVTTDYVLGLDVVLADGTLVTLGGKRIKDVAGLSLLKLFVGSEGTLGIVTRAVLRLVPAQPQRSTLVATFASPTVAAEAVVAIRGRLRPSMLELMDRPSIRAVEQHRSMGLDVEAGALLVAQSDAPGTSRTEEIATMEKASRDAGATEVFVTDDPDEGEQFVQARRMVIPAVEQLGALMLEDVGVPVPRLPELLAEVERIATEQDLLIPVIAHAGDGNTHPLIVVPHDDDAAHLRALQAFDDIMHAAIALDGTITGEHGVGRTKKSALPDQVGEDVMALTRRVKDALDPDGILNPGVFF, encoded by the coding sequence ATGGAGCCGCTGGAGGAGCTGACCGCGGCGCTGCCCGCCGGCGTCGTGGTCACCGACGCGGAGCGCGTCGAGAAGTACCGGCACGACCGCTCCCAGGACCCCGACACGGGCACCCCGCTGGCCGTCGTCCGCCCGGAGCGTGCGGACCAGGTCCGGGAGGCGGTCCGCTGGGCCGCCCGCCACGGGGTGGCCGTCGTGCCGCGCGGAGCCGGCAGCGGCCTCTCCGGCGGATCCAGTGCCGTGGACGGCGGGATCGTCCTCAGCCTCGAGCGGATGACCGCCGTCGAGATCGACCCGACCTGCCAAGTGGCCGTGGTCGAGCCCGGTGCCTTCAACGTCGACGTGAAGCGGGCGGCCGCCGAGCACGGGCTCTGGTACCCACCCGACCCGTCGTCCTACGAGTTCTGCTCCATCGGTGGCAACGTCGCCACCAACGCCGGGGGCCTCTGCTGCGTCAAGTACGGCGTCACGACCGACTACGTGCTGGGGCTCGACGTCGTGCTCGCCGACGGGACCCTCGTCACCCTGGGCGGCAAGCGGATCAAGGACGTCGCCGGCCTCAGCCTCCTCAAGCTGTTCGTCGGGAGCGAGGGCACCCTCGGCATCGTGACGCGGGCCGTCCTGCGCCTCGTCCCCGCCCAGCCGCAGCGCTCGACGCTCGTGGCGACCTTCGCGTCGCCGACCGTCGCCGCGGAGGCGGTCGTGGCGATCCGCGGCCGGCTGCGGCCCTCCATGCTCGAGCTGATGGACCGGCCCTCGATCCGGGCGGTGGAGCAGCACCGCTCGATGGGCCTCGACGTCGAGGCGGGGGCGCTGCTGGTGGCCCAGTCCGACGCACCCGGCACCTCGCGCACCGAGGAGATCGCGACCATGGAGAAGGCGAGCCGCGATGCCGGCGCGACCGAGGTCTTCGTCACCGACGACCCCGACGAGGGCGAGCAGTTCGTGCAGGCGCGCCGCATGGTCATCCCGGCGGTCGAGCAGCTCGGCGCGCTCATGCTCGAGGACGTCGGGGTCCCGGTGCCGCGGCTGCCGGAGCTGCTCGCCGAGGTCGAGCGGATCGCCACCGAGCAGGACCTGCTGATCCCCGTCATCGCCCACGCCGGCGACGGCAATACCCACCCGCTGATCGTGGTGCCCCACGACGACGACGCTGCCCACCTGCGGGCGCTGCAGGCCTTCGACGACATCATGCACGCGGCGATCGCCCTGGACGGCACCATCACTGGCGAGCACGGGGTGGGGCGGACCAAGAAGTCGGCCCTGCCCGACCAGGTGGGGGAGGACGTGATGGCGCTGACGCGGCGCGTCAAGGACGCCCTCGACCCCGACGGGATCCTCAACCCCGGGGTGTTCTTCTAG
- a CDS encoding sensor histidine kinase: MSRHPLWEALRGELHHLERLVSGPQEESSQPVAVDDLVREAALLCSLQGAPVAVEASRTTVVSRPTEVRRVVQNLLANAQRHGVGPIEVAVRSRASDVEISVTDNGPEISPTVAARIFDAGVTRDPARGGGLGLYVSRRLARDLHGDLTVPSGSGRATFALSLPGGGELDHPGSAGLRGLG; encoded by the coding sequence ATGTCCCGCCATCCCCTCTGGGAAGCCCTTCGAGGCGAGCTGCACCACCTGGAGCGCCTCGTGTCAGGCCCGCAGGAGGAGTCCTCCCAGCCGGTAGCGGTGGACGACCTCGTCCGTGAGGCAGCTCTTCTGTGCTCATTGCAGGGCGCTCCCGTGGCGGTCGAGGCCAGCCGTACGACGGTCGTGAGCCGTCCGACAGAGGTGCGTCGAGTGGTCCAGAACCTGTTGGCCAACGCTCAGCGGCACGGGGTCGGGCCTATCGAGGTTGCAGTACGCTCCCGCGCATCGGACGTCGAGATCTCCGTGACGGACAACGGCCCCGAGATCTCTCCGACAGTCGCGGCCCGGATCTTCGATGCCGGTGTGACACGTGACCCGGCGCGAGGCGGCGGGCTGGGGCTCTACGTGTCTCGACGGCTTGCTCGCGACCTACACGGCGATCTGACGGTTCCCTCAGGCTCCGGCAGGGCGACGTTCGCACTGAGCCTGCCTGGAGGCGGCGAGCTGGATCACCCGGGCTCTGCCGGGTTGCGGGGGCTGGGATGA
- a CDS encoding response regulator transcription factor, translating to MTSPARVLIIDDHELFARGLELVLRGEGIQVDVATIDSREHVIALATRVKPDLALLDLDLGEPLGDGLDLVGPLTELGCAVMVVSGTRELHRVGAALEAGAIDHARKTEPVETLVQRVRLLAEGHEPPVDVPRRRGALESLAEHRRRQQGALAPLRSLTPREQMVLLALSDGLTATQIATREWVSENTVRSQIRGVLGKLGVGSQVQAVALAWRNGWPAEADRT from the coding sequence ATGACTTCGCCCGCGCGTGTACTCATCATCGACGACCACGAGCTGTTCGCACGCGGCCTAGAGCTCGTGCTGCGGGGTGAGGGCATTCAGGTCGACGTGGCGACGATCGACTCGCGGGAGCATGTGATTGCGCTCGCGACGCGGGTGAAGCCGGACCTGGCCCTCCTCGACCTCGACCTGGGCGAACCACTCGGCGACGGGCTCGACCTCGTCGGCCCGCTGACGGAGCTGGGGTGTGCCGTCATGGTGGTGAGCGGCACGCGCGAACTGCACCGCGTCGGCGCAGCGCTCGAAGCCGGGGCCATCGACCACGCGAGGAAAACTGAACCGGTCGAGACGTTGGTACAGCGGGTTCGACTCTTGGCCGAGGGCCACGAACCCCCCGTAGACGTACCTCGCCGGCGCGGCGCCCTGGAGAGTCTTGCCGAGCATCGCCGGCGGCAGCAAGGTGCGCTCGCGCCGCTTCGCTCTTTGACGCCGCGGGAGCAGATGGTGCTGCTGGCTTTGTCCGACGGGTTGACCGCGACTCAGATCGCAACGCGGGAGTGGGTGTCGGAGAACACAGTGCGCTCCCAGATCCGAGGCGTCCTCGGCAAGCTGGGAGTGGGTAGCCAGGTCCAGGCTGTCGCGCTCGCTTGGCGCAACGGCTGGCCTGCGGAGGCTGACCGGACCTGA
- the mutM gene encoding bifunctional DNA-formamidopyrimidine glycosylase/DNA-(apurinic or apyrimidinic site) lyase, with protein MPELPEVEVVRAGLARHVVGATIAAVEVFHPRPVRRDPRGPDGFAAALAGRLITGVHRRGKYFWLSLGPVDGEAPTADALLGHLGMSGQMLLQRPGAPDERHLRVRFSLVVEADADPALVPSDRVLEMRFVDQRMFGGLLFSPGGAVLPPEIAHIARDPLDPDFDDEVFVAAVRRRSAGVKRLLLDQSLVSGVGNIYADEALWAARIHGERPGARLTVAQVRSLLAESRQVMSAALGQGGTSFDALYVNVNGESGYFDRSLHAYGREDEPCDRCGTPIRRVAFTNRSSFFCPRCQPAPRRPRA; from the coding sequence GTGCCCGAGCTCCCCGAGGTCGAGGTCGTCCGCGCCGGACTCGCCCGCCACGTCGTCGGCGCCACCATCGCCGCCGTCGAGGTCTTCCACCCTCGGCCGGTGCGCCGCGACCCCCGTGGACCCGACGGCTTCGCCGCCGCCCTCGCGGGGCGCCTCATCACCGGGGTCCACCGCCGGGGCAAGTACTTCTGGCTCTCGCTGGGACCCGTCGACGGGGAGGCACCCACGGCTGATGCCCTGCTGGGGCACCTCGGCATGAGCGGGCAGATGTTGCTGCAGCGCCCCGGCGCACCGGACGAGCGGCACCTGAGGGTGCGGTTCTCGCTGGTCGTCGAGGCCGACGCAGACCCGGCGCTCGTACCCTCCGACCGGGTCCTCGAGATGCGCTTCGTCGACCAGCGCATGTTCGGGGGCCTGCTTTTCTCGCCGGGGGGAGCCGTCCTCCCACCCGAGATCGCCCACATCGCCCGGGACCCGCTCGACCCCGACTTCGACGACGAGGTGTTCGTCGCGGCGGTCCGCCGCCGGAGCGCGGGAGTGAAGCGGCTGCTGCTCGACCAGAGCCTGGTCTCCGGAGTGGGGAACATCTACGCCGACGAGGCCCTGTGGGCCGCGCGGATCCACGGTGAGCGGCCGGGAGCGCGGCTGACCGTGGCACAGGTGCGCTCGCTGCTGGCGGAGTCACGGCAGGTGATGTCCGCTGCCCTCGGACAGGGCGGCACGTCCTTCGATGCGCTCTACGTCAACGTCAACGGGGAGTCCGGCTACTTCGACCGCTCGCTGCACGCCTACGGGCGCGAGGACGAGCCGTGCGACCGCTGCGGCACGCCGATCCGCAGGGTCGCCTTCACCAACCGCTCGTCGTTCTTCTGCCCGCGCTGCCAGCCAGCTCCCCGGCGACCACGGGCGTGA
- the rnc gene encoding ribonuclease III, giving the protein MSNYAELRAALGDPQLDPELLERALTHRSFAYENGGLPTNERLEFLGDAVLGVVVTETLYRTHPDLSEGRLAKLRAAVVNARALAGVARDLGLGTHIKLGRGEQTTGGRNKASILSDTVEAVLGAVHLSGGFEVSAEVVHRLFDPLIEAASAMGAGLDWKTSLQELSAEHGLGVPEYLIEDDGPDHMKTFTAQVRVGDALYGNGVGRSKKEAEQAAAETAYSDIVERLGLPGLTSGGAVTSLD; this is encoded by the coding sequence TTGAGCAACTACGCCGAGCTGCGCGCAGCGCTCGGGGATCCGCAGCTGGACCCCGAGCTGCTGGAGCGCGCCCTCACCCACCGGTCCTTCGCCTACGAGAACGGTGGGCTGCCGACCAACGAGCGGCTGGAGTTCCTGGGCGACGCCGTGCTCGGCGTGGTGGTGACCGAGACGCTCTACCGGACCCATCCCGATCTCTCCGAGGGTCGGTTGGCCAAGCTCCGGGCGGCCGTGGTCAACGCCCGCGCGCTCGCCGGTGTGGCGCGCGACCTCGGGCTCGGGACCCACATCAAGCTCGGACGGGGCGAGCAGACCACGGGTGGACGCAATAAGGCCTCGATCCTCTCCGACACCGTCGAGGCCGTGCTGGGAGCCGTCCATCTCTCCGGCGGCTTCGAGGTCTCCGCCGAGGTCGTCCACCGGCTCTTCGACCCGCTGATCGAGGCCGCCTCCGCGATGGGTGCCGGCCTGGACTGGAAGACCTCCCTGCAGGAGCTGTCCGCCGAGCACGGGCTCGGCGTCCCCGAGTACCTCATCGAGGACGACGGCCCCGATCACATGAAGACCTTCACCGCCCAGGTCCGGGTGGGCGACGCGCTCTACGGCAACGGCGTGGGTCGCTCGAAGAAGGAGGCGGAGCAGGCGGCCGCCGAGACGGCGTACAGCGACATCGTGGAGCGGCTCGGCCTGCCGGGGCTGACCTCCGGCGGCGCCGTCACCAGCCTCGACTGA
- the rpmF gene encoding 50S ribosomal protein L32: protein MAVPKRKMSRSNTRHRRSQWKAVAPTLVTCANAACGAKHLPHRACGECGQYGGRADRRQVL, encoded by the coding sequence GTGGCTGTTCCGAAGCGGAAGATGTCGCGCAGCAACACGCGCCACCGTCGCTCGCAGTGGAAGGCCGTCGCGCCGACCCTGGTGACGTGCGCCAACGCGGCCTGCGGTGCCAAGCACCTGCCCCACCGCGCGTGCGGCGAGTGCGGCCAGTACGGCGGCCGTGCCGATCGTCGACAGGTCCTCTGA
- a CDS encoding YceD family protein: MLDTRELGRRPGSQRQVTLAAPAPAELGIDVLHVPEGSPVDLDLRLEAVMEGVLVTGSAHAGLAGECARCLEPIDDDVDVTFQELFVYDQDADVAEGEEGDDVSRLEGDLLDLEPLLRDAVVLALPFQPLCVDDCPGLCAECGVRLADDPGHAHEAPIDPRWAGLAALQHDAEHDGD; the protein is encoded by the coding sequence GTGCTCGACACCCGCGAGCTCGGCCGCCGCCCGGGGTCCCAGCGGCAGGTGACGCTCGCGGCCCCGGCGCCGGCAGAGCTGGGCATCGACGTCCTGCACGTCCCCGAGGGCTCACCGGTCGACCTCGACCTGCGGCTCGAGGCGGTCATGGAGGGTGTGCTGGTCACCGGCTCGGCGCACGCCGGCCTCGCCGGTGAGTGCGCACGGTGCCTGGAGCCGATCGACGACGACGTCGACGTGACGTTCCAGGAGCTGTTCGTCTACGACCAGGACGCCGACGTGGCCGAGGGCGAGGAGGGCGACGACGTCAGCCGGCTCGAGGGAGACCTGCTCGACCTCGAACCCCTGCTGCGGGATGCGGTGGTGCTCGCACTGCCGTTCCAGCCGCTGTGCGTGGACGACTGTCCCGGGCTGTGCGCCGAGTGCGGCGTACGCCTGGCCGATGACCCCGGCCACGCGCACGAGGCGCCCATCGACCCACGATGGGCGGGTCTGGCGGCCCTGCAGCACGATGCTGAGCACGACGGAGACTGA
- the coaD gene encoding pantetheine-phosphate adenylyltransferase, translating to MRRVVCPGSFDPVTNGHLDVVGRAARLFDEVVVAVGVNKSKQRLFSPEERLDMLRRACSDWANVRVEGFTGLLTDFCRAHDVHAIVKGLRAVSDFDYELQMAQMNASLTDVETVFMPTSPEWSFLASSLVKEVATFGGDVSGLVPDFVHDLLVARLGGHRDGES from the coding sequence GTGCGTCGAGTCGTCTGCCCGGGGTCCTTCGACCCCGTCACCAACGGGCACCTCGACGTCGTCGGACGCGCCGCGCGGCTCTTCGACGAGGTGGTCGTGGCGGTTGGGGTCAACAAGTCCAAGCAGCGGCTCTTCAGCCCCGAGGAGCGGCTCGACATGCTGCGGCGGGCCTGCTCGGACTGGGCGAACGTCCGCGTCGAGGGCTTCACCGGGCTGCTCACCGACTTCTGCCGCGCCCATGACGTGCACGCCATCGTCAAGGGCCTGCGCGCCGTCAGCGACTTCGACTACGAGCTCCAGATGGCGCAGATGAACGCCTCGCTCACCGACGTCGAGACCGTGTTCATGCCCACGAGCCCCGAGTGGTCGTTCCTGGCCTCCAGCCTGGTCAAGGAGGTGGCGACCTTCGGCGGAGACGTCTCGGGGCTCGTCCCGGACTTCGTCCACGACCTCCTCGTGGCCCGCCTGGGCGGACACCGCGACGGGGAGTCCTGA
- the rsmD gene encoding 16S rRNA (guanine(966)-N(2))-methyltransferase RsmD: MTRIIGGRAGGRRLQTHRGSHTRPTSDRVREALFSTIESWCGSLSGLRFLDLYAGSGAVGLEAWSRGAGVVTMVESDRRAAALIRDNARAVGYTSGTVLSAPVAATLRRPPAAPYDVVFLDPPYPQAPDEVDADLRSLFEFDWLVPGAMVVVERSTRSDPPTFPDGFTDVRDRRYGETTLWYGHAAPSPAAQ; the protein is encoded by the coding sequence GTGACCCGCATCATCGGGGGACGCGCGGGCGGTCGCAGGCTACAGACCCACCGGGGCTCGCACACCCGACCCACCAGCGACCGGGTCCGCGAGGCGCTGTTCTCGACCATCGAGTCGTGGTGCGGCTCCCTCAGCGGGCTCCGGTTCCTCGACCTCTACGCCGGCTCGGGTGCGGTCGGCCTCGAGGCGTGGTCGCGAGGTGCCGGCGTGGTCACCATGGTCGAGAGCGATCGTCGTGCGGCGGCCCTCATCCGTGACAACGCCCGCGCGGTCGGCTACACCTCCGGAACGGTGCTGTCCGCCCCCGTCGCGGCGACGCTGCGTCGGCCCCCGGCCGCGCCCTACGACGTGGTGTTCCTGGACCCGCCCTACCCCCAGGCTCCCGACGAGGTCGACGCCGACCTCCGGTCGCTCTTCGAGTTCGACTGGCTCGTTCCCGGCGCCATGGTGGTGGTGGAGCGGTCGACGCGCAGCGACCCCCCGACCTTCCCGGACGGGTTCACCGACGTCCGCGACCGTCGCTACGGCGAGACGACGCTCTGGTACGGTCACGCCGCGCCCAGCCCAGCCGCCCAGTGA
- a CDS encoding ATP-dependent DNA helicase RecG: MITLDSPVASVFGKAHKKRKLVTEGLGIVTVGDLLHHFPRRYVSTTEVSDVAEPVEGQEVSVVGRIVGSEIKSFADRRTHRPSFRVEVRIRTGGPDFSLSFFTPYQSQAEKDLARMQPGRHGLFVGTVKRFRNTWQIASPHSLIFDEPGEAGAAGSLQGLLPVYRLTAKLYTWDLVKVVHQALDLVGEVPDPLPAWLREERGLLDATTALHWIHAPADYSQVAAAQKRFRYDEALVTQLVLARRRARLRRERARARAGDRGGLLAAFDARLPFELTTGQREIGEVLERELAEPHPMNRLLQGEVGSGKTLVALRAMLRVVDSDAQAALLAPTEVLAQQHHRSVTAMLGDLAGGGMLGGAADATSVALLTGSMTKAQRREELLRIASGEAGIVVGTHALLQEHVQFADLGLVVVDEQHRFGVEQRSALTDKAGTPPHVLVMTATPIPRTVAMTVFGDLETSVLSELPAGRAPIQTTVVPLADQPHWIERVWQRVREEVTAGHQVYVVCPRIAGDEPEQGEVDQVDVDEDDNPVPARAALTAVEELLPALEAGALAGLRLAVLHGRMPPEEKERTMRAFAGGEVDVLVATTVIEVGVDVANATAMVLMDADRFGVSQLHQLRGRVGRGGLPGLCLLVTRAEEGSPARERLDAVASTTDGFELSRVDLEQRREGDVLGRSQSGFASSLRSLRVLRDEKTILAARDDAVALLVDDPDLARAPGLAPLVASMEDSRQSDFMEKA, translated from the coding sequence GTGATCACCCTCGACTCGCCCGTGGCCAGCGTCTTCGGCAAGGCCCACAAGAAGCGCAAGCTCGTCACCGAGGGTCTCGGTATCGTCACCGTCGGTGACCTGCTCCACCACTTCCCGCGTCGCTACGTCAGCACCACCGAGGTCAGCGACGTCGCCGAGCCCGTCGAGGGGCAGGAGGTCTCCGTGGTGGGCCGGATCGTGGGCAGCGAGATCAAGTCGTTCGCCGACCGCCGGACCCACCGCCCGAGCTTCCGGGTGGAAGTCCGGATCCGCACCGGCGGCCCCGACTTCTCCCTGTCGTTCTTCACCCCCTACCAGTCCCAGGCCGAGAAGGACCTCGCACGGATGCAGCCCGGCCGCCACGGGCTGTTCGTCGGCACCGTCAAGCGCTTCCGCAACACCTGGCAGATCGCCTCGCCCCACTCCTTGATCTTCGACGAGCCGGGGGAGGCGGGGGCCGCGGGCAGCCTGCAGGGGCTGCTCCCCGTCTACCGCCTGACGGCGAAGCTCTACACGTGGGACCTGGTCAAGGTCGTGCACCAGGCGCTCGACCTGGTCGGGGAGGTGCCGGACCCGCTGCCCGCGTGGCTGCGGGAGGAGCGCGGACTGCTCGACGCCACCACGGCGCTGCACTGGATCCATGCGCCTGCCGACTACAGCCAGGTGGCCGCCGCCCAGAAACGCTTCCGGTACGACGAGGCACTGGTGACCCAGCTGGTGCTGGCGCGACGGCGGGCCCGGCTGCGCCGTGAGCGCGCCAGGGCCCGTGCGGGGGACCGCGGGGGGTTGCTCGCGGCGTTCGACGCGCGGCTCCCGTTCGAGCTGACCACGGGCCAGCGCGAGATCGGCGAGGTCCTCGAGCGTGAGCTGGCCGAGCCCCACCCGATGAACCGGCTGCTCCAGGGGGAGGTCGGGTCGGGGAAGACTCTGGTGGCGCTGCGCGCCATGCTGCGCGTCGTCGACAGCGACGCCCAGGCCGCGCTCCTGGCGCCGACCGAGGTGCTCGCGCAGCAGCACCACCGGTCCGTCACCGCGATGCTGGGTGACCTGGCCGGCGGCGGGATGCTCGGCGGCGCCGCCGACGCGACCTCCGTCGCGCTGCTCACCGGCTCGATGACCAAGGCACAGCGACGCGAGGAGCTTCTGCGGATCGCCAGCGGCGAGGCGGGGATCGTCGTCGGCACCCACGCGCTGCTCCAGGAGCACGTCCAGTTCGCCGACCTCGGGCTGGTCGTGGTCGACGAGCAGCACCGCTTCGGGGTGGAGCAGCGCTCGGCCCTCACGGACAAGGCCGGCACCCCGCCCCACGTCCTGGTGATGACGGCGACGCCGATCCCGCGGACGGTCGCGATGACCGTGTTCGGCGACCTCGAGACCTCGGTGCTGAGCGAGCTCCCCGCCGGCCGGGCGCCCATCCAGACGACCGTCGTGCCCCTCGCCGACCAGCCCCACTGGATCGAGCGGGTGTGGCAGCGGGTCCGTGAGGAGGTGACCGCCGGGCACCAGGTCTACGTCGTGTGCCCGCGCATCGCCGGTGACGAGCCCGAGCAGGGCGAGGTCGACCAGGTCGACGTCGACGAGGACGACAACCCGGTGCCCGCACGGGCGGCCCTCACCGCCGTCGAGGAGCTCCTGCCTGCGCTCGAGGCCGGGGCGCTGGCGGGGCTCCGGCTGGCGGTGCTCCACGGCCGCATGCCACCGGAGGAGAAGGAGCGCACCATGCGGGCCTTCGCCGGCGGCGAGGTCGACGTGCTGGTCGCCACGACCGTCATCGAGGTCGGGGTCGATGTCGCCAACGCCACCGCCATGGTGCTCATGGACGCCGACCGGTTCGGCGTCTCCCAGCTCCACCAGCTGCGCGGCCGGGTGGGACGCGGTGGCCTGCCCGGGCTCTGCCTCCTCGTGACCCGCGCCGAGGAGGGGAGCCCGGCGCGGGAGCGGCTCGATGCGGTGGCCTCGACGACCGACGGGTTCGAGCTGAGCCGGGTCGACCTCGAGCAGCGACGCGAGGGTGACGTCCTGGGCCGCTCGCAGAGCGGTTTCGCCTCCAGCCTGCGCAGCCTCCGGGTGCTCCGCGACGAGAAGACGATCCTGGCGGCGCGTGACGATGCCGTGGCCCTGCTCGTTGACGATCCAGACCTGGCACGGGCGCCGGGCCTGGCGCCACTGGTGGCATCGATGGAAGATTCACGGCAATCTGACTTCATGGAGAAGGCATGA
- a CDS encoding DAK2 domain-containing protein, with translation MVAASSDQISLEVVLRFVDAATDALAEAREEIDALNVYPVPDGDTGTNLHLTVSAARDAMWTACGGDPGADLGPALAALARGALLGARGNSGVILSQMLGAVGARIVRAGTDDRNAEVLAAALRDATDASYAAVGEPVEGTMLTVARAASDAALEAAADPRARTADVLAAAATSAREALARTPEQLTVLRDAGVVDAGGRGITVILDAAEAVLTGRRAPAAPATLGRPRIPVPVPADDLSEDGPAYEVMYLLDADDERIPPLREALGPLGDSLVVVGGEGLWNVHVHVDDVGAAIEAGIEAGRPHRVRVTHFAEQVAAARRRTTERKGRRIVAVAAGPGLEALFNAAGAHVVRGGPGMRPSTQEVLDAIREVAAEEVVLLPNDPDSVRVATVAAETAEADDDIRVVVIPTRAQVQGLAALAVHEPGRSFDQDVLEMTATARHARDGAVTVAARHAMTMAGPCEPGDVLGVIAGDFAVVGSDLHAVATDVLDRLLRGGGELVTLVRGQDDPGDLAERCAAWVGERHPHVDVVVHEGGQQRYPLLVGVE, from the coding sequence ATGGTGGCAGCCAGCAGCGACCAGATCTCCCTCGAGGTCGTGCTCCGCTTCGTCGACGCCGCCACCGACGCCCTGGCGGAGGCGCGCGAGGAGATCGACGCGCTCAACGTCTATCCCGTCCCCGACGGCGACACCGGGACCAACCTCCACCTGACCGTGTCGGCCGCCCGCGACGCCATGTGGACGGCGTGTGGCGGTGACCCGGGCGCCGACCTCGGGCCGGCCCTCGCTGCCCTGGCCCGCGGCGCCCTGCTCGGGGCCCGCGGCAACTCCGGGGTCATCCTCAGCCAGATGCTCGGTGCGGTCGGCGCCCGGATCGTCAGGGCGGGCACCGACGACCGCAACGCCGAGGTCCTCGCCGCGGCGCTCCGCGACGCCACCGACGCCAGCTACGCGGCTGTCGGCGAACCCGTCGAGGGCACCATGCTCACCGTGGCGCGGGCCGCCTCCGACGCCGCCCTCGAGGCCGCGGCCGATCCCCGGGCGCGCACCGCTGACGTGCTCGCCGCCGCCGCCACCTCGGCCCGGGAGGCCCTCGCGCGCACCCCGGAGCAGCTGACCGTGCTCCGCGACGCCGGCGTCGTCGACGCCGGCGGACGCGGCATCACCGTGATCCTCGACGCGGCCGAGGCCGTGCTCACCGGACGCCGTGCACCGGCCGCGCCGGCCACGCTCGGCCGACCCCGGATCCCGGTCCCGGTTCCCGCCGACGACCTCTCCGAGGACGGCCCCGCCTACGAGGTGATGTACCTGCTCGACGCCGACGACGAGCGCATCCCCCCGCTCCGGGAGGCGCTCGGCCCGCTCGGCGACTCGCTCGTCGTCGTCGGCGGCGAGGGTCTCTGGAACGTCCACGTCCACGTGGACGACGTCGGTGCGGCCATCGAGGCCGGCATCGAGGCCGGCCGACCCCACCGGGTCCGCGTGACCCACTTCGCCGAGCAGGTCGCCGCCGCCCGTCGGCGTACGACCGAGCGGAAGGGGCGCCGGATCGTGGCGGTGGCCGCCGGCCCCGGGCTCGAGGCGCTCTTCAATGCGGCGGGCGCCCACGTCGTCCGCGGTGGACCCGGCATGCGGCCCAGCACCCAGGAGGTGCTGGACGCGATCCGCGAGGTGGCTGCCGAGGAGGTCGTCCTGCTGCCCAACGACCCCGACTCGGTCCGGGTCGCCACGGTGGCAGCCGAGACGGCGGAGGCCGACGACGACATCCGGGTGGTGGTGATCCCCACCCGGGCCCAGGTGCAGGGCCTGGCAGCCCTCGCCGTCCACGAGCCCGGCCGGAGCTTCGACCAGGACGTCCTCGAGATGACCGCCACCGCCCGCCACGCGCGCGACGGGGCGGTCACGGTCGCGGCACGCCACGCGATGACGATGGCCGGTCCCTGCGAGCCCGGCGACGTGCTCGGCGTGATCGCCGGCGACTTCGCCGTCGTCGGCAGCGACCTCCACGCCGTCGCGACGGACGTCCTCGACCGGCTGCTCCGCGGTGGTGGTGAGCTGGTCACCCTCGTCCGCGGCCAGGACGACCCCGGCGACCTCGCCGAGCGCTGTGCGGCCTGGGTCGGCGAACGGCACCCGCACGTCGACGTCGTCGTCCACGAGGGCGGCCAGCAGCGCTACCCGCTGCTCGTGGGGGTCGAGTGA
- the rpmB gene encoding 50S ribosomal protein L28 codes for MAAVCDICAKKPGFGNNRPWSRKITKRRFDPNIQRVRATVNGTPKRLNVCTGCIKAGKVTR; via the coding sequence GTGGCTGCCGTCTGTGACATCTGCGCCAAGAAGCCCGGCTTCGGCAACAACCGTCCGTGGTCGCGCAAGATCACGAAGCGTCGCTTCGACCCCAACATCCAGCGGGTCCGTGCGACGGTCAACGGCACCCCGAAGCGCCTCAACGTCTGCACCGGCTGCATCAAGGCCGGCAAGGTCACCCGCTGA